In Toxotes jaculatrix isolate fToxJac2 chromosome 11, fToxJac2.pri, whole genome shotgun sequence, a single genomic region encodes these proteins:
- the dync2li1 gene encoding cytoplasmic dynein 2 light intermediate chain 1 isoform X1, translating to MPKLSSDTLWELAAAEVRNRESGGEEEEDGGETVSERSVFLMGSKSGGKTSILLRCLDRDEPSKPTLALEYTFGRRARGHSTPKDIAHLWELGGGTSLSDLVQIPITPASFRSLSVILVLDLSKPNALWGTMEKLLQAAQAQLEKVFSQAQQAEKAKAGTKHQMSVRSAACVLPKDYPDRELISPFPVPLLIIGSKYDIFQEFDSGKRKVVSKTLRFIAHYYAASLIFTSIKSESLMSKTKSFFSHLAFGLDRGKTVSSDSTKPLIIPAGSDSFSQIGSPPTTDVDITSLRAKNPKDLWKKVYEHVFPQESTSEQRELKDPAKDPQYSEPQIDAMRAQKDQELEQYKRNAAKSWKGLELES from the exons ATGCCAAAACTAAG CTCAGACACGCTATGGGAGCTGGCTGCGGCGGAGGTCCGCAATCGGGAGAGCGgcggcgaggaggaggaggacgggggAGAGACGGTCAGCGAGAGGAGCGTGTTTTTGATGGGGAGCAAGTCTGGG ggtaAAACTTCCATTCTCCTCAGGTGCCTGGACAG GGATGAACCATCCAAGCCAACTCTGGCACTGGAGTACACTTTCGGCAGACGGGCTCGAGGACACAGCACA CCCAAAGACATAGCCCACCTATGGGAGCTGGGAGGAGGGACCTCTTTGTCAGACCTGGTCCAGATTCCCATCACACCTGCCAGTTTCAG gTCTCTTTCTGTAATCCTTGTCCTGGACCTGTCTAAACCCAATGCCCTGTGGGGGACCATGGAAAAGCTGCTGCAGGCAGCACAAGCTCAGTTGGAGAAAGTCTTTTCTCAGGCACAACAAGCAGAAAAAGCCAAAGCTGGAACCAAACACCAGATGTCTGTCCGCTCAGCAGCATGTGTCTTACCTAAAGACTATCCT GACAGAGAGCTGATCAGTCCCTTTCCTGTTCCTCTGCTCATCATTGGCAGCAAGTATGACATCTTTCAG GAATTTGACTCTGGCAAGAGGAAAGTGGTTAGTAAAACACTGCGTTTTATTGCCCACTACTATGCAGCCTCTCTTATT TTCACTAGCATCAAGTCGGAGAGCCTAATGTCAAAAACCAAGAGTTTCTTCTCCCACCTGGCTTTCGGTctggacagagg GAAAACAGTGTCCTCTGACTCCACCAAGCCTCTCATCATTCCAGCAGGTTCTGACTCCTTCAGTCAAATAG GTTCTCCTCCTACTACTGATGTGGACATAACGTCTCTGCGTGCCAAAAACCCAAAGGATCTCTGGAAGAAAGTCTACGAGCATGTCTTCCCCCAAGAG AGTACCAGTGAGCAGAGGGAACTAAAGGATCCAGCCAAAGACCCACAGTACAGTGAGCCTCAGATTGATGCCATGAGAGCCCAGAAAGACCAG GAGTTGGAGCAGTATAAGAGGAATGCAGCTAAGTCATGGAAAGGACTGGAGCTAGAGTCCTGA
- the dync2li1 gene encoding cytoplasmic dynein 2 light intermediate chain 1 isoform X2, translating into MPKLSSDTLWELAAAEVRNRESGGEEEEDGGETVSERSVFLMGSKSGGKTSILLRCLDRDEPSKPTLALEYTFGRRARGHSTPKDIAHLWELGGGTSLSDLVQIPITPASFRSLSVILVLDLSKPNALWGTMEKLLQAAQAQLEKVFSQAQQAEKAKAGTKHQMSVRSAACVLPKDYPDRELISPFPVPLLIIGSKYDIFQEFDSGKRKVVSKTLRFIAHYYAASLIFTSIKSESLMSKTKSFFSHLAFGLDRGKTVSSDSTKPLIIPAGSDSFSQIGSPPTTDVDITSLRAKNPKDLWKKVYEHVFPQEELEQYKRNAAKSWKGLELES; encoded by the exons ATGCCAAAACTAAG CTCAGACACGCTATGGGAGCTGGCTGCGGCGGAGGTCCGCAATCGGGAGAGCGgcggcgaggaggaggaggacgggggAGAGACGGTCAGCGAGAGGAGCGTGTTTTTGATGGGGAGCAAGTCTGGG ggtaAAACTTCCATTCTCCTCAGGTGCCTGGACAG GGATGAACCATCCAAGCCAACTCTGGCACTGGAGTACACTTTCGGCAGACGGGCTCGAGGACACAGCACA CCCAAAGACATAGCCCACCTATGGGAGCTGGGAGGAGGGACCTCTTTGTCAGACCTGGTCCAGATTCCCATCACACCTGCCAGTTTCAG gTCTCTTTCTGTAATCCTTGTCCTGGACCTGTCTAAACCCAATGCCCTGTGGGGGACCATGGAAAAGCTGCTGCAGGCAGCACAAGCTCAGTTGGAGAAAGTCTTTTCTCAGGCACAACAAGCAGAAAAAGCCAAAGCTGGAACCAAACACCAGATGTCTGTCCGCTCAGCAGCATGTGTCTTACCTAAAGACTATCCT GACAGAGAGCTGATCAGTCCCTTTCCTGTTCCTCTGCTCATCATTGGCAGCAAGTATGACATCTTTCAG GAATTTGACTCTGGCAAGAGGAAAGTGGTTAGTAAAACACTGCGTTTTATTGCCCACTACTATGCAGCCTCTCTTATT TTCACTAGCATCAAGTCGGAGAGCCTAATGTCAAAAACCAAGAGTTTCTTCTCCCACCTGGCTTTCGGTctggacagagg GAAAACAGTGTCCTCTGACTCCACCAAGCCTCTCATCATTCCAGCAGGTTCTGACTCCTTCAGTCAAATAG GTTCTCCTCCTACTACTGATGTGGACATAACGTCTCTGCGTGCCAAAAACCCAAAGGATCTCTGGAAGAAAGTCTACGAGCATGTCTTCCCCCAAGAG GAGTTGGAGCAGTATAAGAGGAATGCAGCTAAGTCATGGAAAGGACTGGAGCTAGAGTCCTGA
- the dync2li1 gene encoding cytoplasmic dynein 2 light intermediate chain 1 isoform X3 encodes MGSKSGGKTSILLRCLDRDEPSKPTLALEYTFGRRARGHSTPKDIAHLWELGGGTSLSDLVQIPITPASFRSLSVILVLDLSKPNALWGTMEKLLQAAQAQLEKVFSQAQQAEKAKAGTKHQMSVRSAACVLPKDYPDRELISPFPVPLLIIGSKYDIFQEFDSGKRKVVSKTLRFIAHYYAASLIFTSIKSESLMSKTKSFFSHLAFGLDRGKTVSSDSTKPLIIPAGSDSFSQIGSPPTTDVDITSLRAKNPKDLWKKVYEHVFPQESTSEQRELKDPAKDPQYSEPQIDAMRAQKDQELEQYKRNAAKSWKGLELES; translated from the exons ATGGGGAGCAAGTCTGGG ggtaAAACTTCCATTCTCCTCAGGTGCCTGGACAG GGATGAACCATCCAAGCCAACTCTGGCACTGGAGTACACTTTCGGCAGACGGGCTCGAGGACACAGCACA CCCAAAGACATAGCCCACCTATGGGAGCTGGGAGGAGGGACCTCTTTGTCAGACCTGGTCCAGATTCCCATCACACCTGCCAGTTTCAG gTCTCTTTCTGTAATCCTTGTCCTGGACCTGTCTAAACCCAATGCCCTGTGGGGGACCATGGAAAAGCTGCTGCAGGCAGCACAAGCTCAGTTGGAGAAAGTCTTTTCTCAGGCACAACAAGCAGAAAAAGCCAAAGCTGGAACCAAACACCAGATGTCTGTCCGCTCAGCAGCATGTGTCTTACCTAAAGACTATCCT GACAGAGAGCTGATCAGTCCCTTTCCTGTTCCTCTGCTCATCATTGGCAGCAAGTATGACATCTTTCAG GAATTTGACTCTGGCAAGAGGAAAGTGGTTAGTAAAACACTGCGTTTTATTGCCCACTACTATGCAGCCTCTCTTATT TTCACTAGCATCAAGTCGGAGAGCCTAATGTCAAAAACCAAGAGTTTCTTCTCCCACCTGGCTTTCGGTctggacagagg GAAAACAGTGTCCTCTGACTCCACCAAGCCTCTCATCATTCCAGCAGGTTCTGACTCCTTCAGTCAAATAG GTTCTCCTCCTACTACTGATGTGGACATAACGTCTCTGCGTGCCAAAAACCCAAAGGATCTCTGGAAGAAAGTCTACGAGCATGTCTTCCCCCAAGAG AGTACCAGTGAGCAGAGGGAACTAAAGGATCCAGCCAAAGACCCACAGTACAGTGAGCCTCAGATTGATGCCATGAGAGCCCAGAAAGACCAG GAGTTGGAGCAGTATAAGAGGAATGCAGCTAAGTCATGGAAAGGACTGGAGCTAGAGTCCTGA
- the lyrm7 gene encoding complex III assembly factor LYRM7 has translation MAARLKVLSVFKALHRTRMAVFKDDSRALTAARLKINEEFRKNKNETSEENIEKMIKMGSDVEVVLRETVLQMEHVEENKLLLRPRESLLLENVPYCDQPRKKS, from the exons ATGGCGGCTCGTTTGAAG GTCCTAAGCGTGTTCAAAGCGCTGCACAGAACAAGGATGGCTGTGTTCAAAGATGACAGCAGAGCACTGACAG CTGCAAGATTAAAGATCAACGAGGAGTTccggaaaaacaaaaatgaaacgtCAGAAGAAAACATTGAGAAG atGATCAAAATGGGCTCAGATGTGGAAGTTGTTCTTCGAGAGACTGTATTGCAAATGGAACATGTTGAAGAAAACAAGCTCT TGCTTCGACCCAGAGAAAGCCTTCTATTAGAAAATGTACCCTATTGTGACCAGCCCAGGAAAAAGTCATGA
- the hint1 gene encoding histidine triad nucleotide-binding protein 1 → MADETAKAQAAQPGGDTIFGKIVRKEIPANFMYEDDQCVAFPDISPQAPTHILVVPKKPIVQLSQAEDSDAALLGHLLIVAKKCAQQAGLSNGYRIVINDGPHGGQSVYHIHIHVLGGRVMEWPPG, encoded by the exons ATGGCTGATGAAACGGCCAAAGCGCAGGCTGCCCAGCCGGGCGGGGACACAATATTCGGGAAAATCGTACGCAAAGAGATCCCTGCCAACTTTATGTATGAGGATGACCAG tgtGTAGCCTTCCCTGATATTTCTCCTCAAGCTCCCACTCACATCCTCGTCGTCCCAAAGAAGCCAATTGTTCAGCTGTCACAAGCAGAGGATAGTGATGCTGCC TTGTTGGGCCACTTGTTGATAGTTGCAAAGAAGTGTGCTCAACAGGCGGGCCTGTCTAACGGCTACAGGATTGTCATCAATGATGGGCCACATGGAGGCCAGTCTGTCTACCACATCCACATCCACGTTCTGGGCGGGCGCGTGATGGAGTGGCCCCCCGGTTAA